Proteins from one Halovivax limisalsi genomic window:
- a CDS encoding MBL fold metallo-hydrolase, translating to MELRFLGGAREVGRSAICVDDRLLLDFGADSGNPPKYPIGDPEPDAVVVSHGHLDHVGSIPTLLSGADRPPVHWTPPTRDLALLVLRDTLKLRGGTYDCPFTRTEIARLTQVSTVHGYREPFSILGGADGEGYDVTFYDAGHIPGSAHVLVDDGETRLLYAGDFNTDDQRLLAGTSARPDADAVITESTYAETTRAARETVEADFVESVQQTIWEGGTVVVPAFAIGRTQEVLASCAAHGIDCYVDGMGTRVTELLRRPANEPFLRDSAELARASANARVVDGRDGQRRRIAEGSNVIVTTSGMLHGGPAMTYVPAIRSNPINKIAFTGYQVAGSPGRELLDTGRVDLDGTVRPVSARVEAYDFSAHADREGLRTFLEPYRDARVLCVHGDRCEAFAERLGADGFDAAAPALGDVIRIADGVES from the coding sequence ATGGAACTGCGGTTTCTCGGCGGCGCGCGGGAGGTGGGCCGGAGTGCGATCTGCGTCGACGATCGACTCCTGCTCGACTTCGGCGCCGACTCGGGGAACCCCCCGAAGTATCCGATCGGCGATCCCGAGCCGGACGCCGTCGTCGTCAGTCACGGCCACCTCGATCACGTCGGGTCGATCCCGACGCTGCTCTCGGGCGCGGACCGACCGCCGGTTCACTGGACGCCGCCGACCCGTGATCTGGCGTTGCTGGTTCTCAGGGACACCCTGAAGCTGCGCGGCGGGACGTACGACTGTCCCTTCACGCGGACCGAAATCGCCCGACTCACCCAGGTATCGACGGTTCACGGTTACCGGGAGCCGTTCTCGATCCTCGGCGGCGCGGACGGCGAGGGGTACGACGTGACGTTCTACGACGCGGGCCACATTCCCGGGAGCGCGCACGTCCTCGTCGACGACGGCGAGACACGGCTGCTCTACGCGGGCGATTTCAACACCGATGACCAGCGCCTGCTCGCCGGGACGAGCGCCCGACCCGACGCGGACGCGGTGATCACCGAGTCGACCTACGCCGAGACGACGCGAGCGGCACGCGAGACCGTCGAAGCCGACTTCGTCGAGTCGGTGCAACAGACGATCTGGGAGGGTGGCACCGTCGTCGTCCCCGCGTTCGCGATCGGGCGCACCCAGGAGGTCCTCGCCAGCTGTGCCGCACACGGAATCGACTGCTACGTCGACGGGATGGGGACGCGCGTCACGGAACTCCTTCGACGGCCGGCGAACGAACCGTTCCTCCGCGATTCGGCCGAGCTCGCCCGCGCGAGCGCCAACGCCCGCGTGGTCGACGGCCGGGACGGGCAACGGCGACGGATCGCCGAGGGGTCGAACGTGATCGTCACGACGAGCGGGATGCTCCACGGCGGCCCAGCGATGACGTACGTGCCCGCGATCCGCTCGAATCCGATCAACAAGATCGCCTTCACCGGCTATCAGGTCGCGGGCTCGCCCGGCCGCGAGTTACTCGACACCGGGCGGGTCGACCTCGACGGCACGGTTCGCCCGGTCAGCGCGCGCGTCGAAGCGTACGACTTCTCCGCCCACGCCGACCGCGAGGGCCTCCGGACGTTCCTCGAGCCCTACCGGGATGCGAGGGTGCTGTGCGTCCACGGCGATCGCTGCGAGGCCTTCGCCGAACGCCTCGGCGCCGACGGATTCGACGCCGCAGCCCCCGCGCTCGGGGATGTAATTCGGATCGCCGACGGGGTGGAATCGTGA
- a CDS encoding 30S ribosomal protein S6e: MATFSVVLGDPESGRAYQLEADGQDANRFIGKSVGEEVDGGALGLDGYTLEITGGSDETGRPLHESVAGTSLKAVLMHGTETGYRQRRDGERRRITVRGREIADDVSQINVSVAEAGSTPIDEQLGAAEDED, from the coding sequence ATGGCTACGTTCAGCGTCGTCCTCGGCGACCCCGAGTCGGGACGGGCGTATCAGCTCGAAGCGGACGGACAGGACGCGAATCGATTCATCGGCAAGTCGGTCGGCGAGGAGGTCGACGGCGGCGCGCTCGGCCTCGACGGCTACACGCTCGAAATCACGGGCGGCTCCGACGAGACGGGCCGGCCCCTGCACGAATCCGTCGCGGGCACCAGCCTCAAGGCGGTCTTGATGCACGGGACCGAGACCGGCTACCGGCAGCGTCGCGACGGCGAACGGCGTCGGATCACCGTCCGCGGGCGCGAGATCGCCGACGACGTGAGTCAGATCAACGTCTCCGTGGCCGAGGCCGGTTCGACGCCGATCGACGAACAGCTCGGCGCGGCCGAGGACGAGGACTGA
- a CDS encoding DUF7112 family protein, whose amino-acid sequence MTDRISSDHPSIETVRATVVETPTGRRIELPGDERSRFPDDEVIRIVLDGTERFARVDRALTGDDLRIAGVYDSPSTARDPGGEPDRLDEWLDVHDVDGGSVLLDVVEPDFLYGARAPGESAVYAAKSPPDDSLSRIADRLDGAASNSDS is encoded by the coding sequence GTGACCGATCGAATTTCGAGCGATCACCCGTCGATCGAGACCGTCAGAGCGACCGTCGTCGAGACGCCGACCGGCCGGCGGATCGAACTGCCGGGCGACGAGCGATCGCGATTTCCCGACGACGAGGTGATTCGCATCGTCCTCGACGGCACCGAACGGTTCGCGCGCGTCGATCGCGCCCTCACCGGCGACGATCTGCGGATCGCCGGCGTCTACGACTCGCCGTCGACGGCCCGCGATCCCGGCGGTGAACCGGATCGCCTCGACGAGTGGCTCGACGTGCACGACGTCGACGGCGGGTCGGTGCTGCTCGACGTCGTGGAACCCGACTTTCTCTACGGCGCGAGAGCCCCCGGCGAGTCGGCCGTCTACGCGGCGAAATCGCCGCCCGACGACTCGCTCTCCCGGATCGCCGACCGGCTGGACGGCGCCGCGTCGAATTCCGATTCCTGA
- a CDS encoding PadR family transcriptional regulator, with amino-acid sequence MRDTTPNETTSVLDGFQAERAGDDADSSYEISIGSVDDATQDIEADFEELMTQVRAALPTDDVQFDEAIVKENLEEVLLMLISLHGETHGKELLSDLSKHFGTQLSPGTVYPSLHALEDEEVLSMHAKVRTKEYAIDDEEAVRGRVERTMVQHLAFGLLLYAFLPEL; translated from the coding sequence ATGCGTGACACAACCCCCAACGAAACGACGTCCGTGCTCGACGGCTTTCAGGCCGAGCGTGCGGGCGATGACGCGGACAGCTCGTACGAAATCTCGATCGGCAGCGTCGACGACGCGACCCAGGACATCGAGGCGGACTTCGAGGAACTCATGACCCAGGTCCGGGCGGCGCTCCCGACCGACGACGTCCAGTTCGACGAGGCGATCGTCAAGGAGAACCTGGAGGAAGTCCTCCTGATGCTGATCTCGCTGCACGGCGAAACCCACGGGAAGGAGCTCCTCTCGGATCTCAGCAAACACTTCGGGACCCAGCTGAGCCCCGGGACCGTCTACCCGAGCCTCCACGCGCTCGAGGACGAGGAAGTGCTCTCGATGCACGCGAAGGTCCGGACCAAGGAGTACGCGATCGACGACGAGGAGGCCGTCAGAGGCCGCGTCGAGCGCACGATGGTCCAGCACCTCGCGTTCGGACTCCTGCTCTACGCGTTCCTGCCGGAACTGTAA
- a CDS encoding FlaD/FlaE family flagellar protein gives MSQDSYHLESLEQAVGRTDATIQWARFLGETFGTTGALNCLRYYQDLGWISPLVREQMTSYLRGLSMSEIHNKRYDEPTTLEYPLESLSGTLFGAHAQSLEYISRINDDDLEEHVMVARMAERRVDRRIDGDDADESDGGELVSIIRDEPPVSD, from the coding sequence ATGAGCCAGGACAGCTATCACCTCGAATCACTCGAACAGGCGGTCGGGCGCACAGATGCGACGATCCAGTGGGCTCGCTTTCTCGGCGAGACGTTCGGAACGACCGGCGCGCTCAACTGCCTGCGCTACTATCAGGATCTGGGGTGGATCAGTCCGCTGGTCCGCGAGCAGATGACCTCCTACCTCCGCGGCCTCTCGATGAGCGAGATCCACAACAAACGATACGACGAGCCGACGACGCTCGAGTATCCCCTGGAATCGCTCAGCGGCACGCTCTTCGGGGCACACGCACAGTCGCTCGAGTACATCTCCCGGATCAACGACGACGACCTCGAGGAACACGTCATGGTCGCGCGGATGGCCGAGCGGCGGGTCGATCGACGGATCGACGGAGACGATGCGGACGAGTCGGACGGCGGCGAACTCGTGAGCATCATTCGCGACGAACCGCCGGTTTCGGACTGA
- the flaJ gene encoding archaellar assembly protein FlaJ: MSTADQNKPDFGARSMFASLLRAYETMGMSIRRYLLVVILPGVLLFVGSLLAPFLVGAPFIVAGPLAGLGLLAIAIAIFYPKLSQDRRRKQVRQRFHLFLTHITVLSMANMNRVEIFRILAEEEEYQALAEEMGYLVALIDTWNQSLDDACRMRAKEVSSPLLSDFFERLAYTVGAGQEISEFLVEEQDTMIQQFVTRYESDLAKLDVMKELYMSMMLSVAFILVFAIVLPILIGMSPTLLIGATILMFTIVQGAFVYAIHVVSPYDPLWYIKKTEGGGPTERIPQALIVGFGGCLLLGVVVLAILIGVTPITPNEIPRPVLAAIPVTPLLYPGWKMRSEEKKVKERDQEFPSFIRALGAVESVKQTSTSNVLESLRSKDFGALTKNVDALYKRLHMRVDDVRSWRLFAAETGSYLIQKFGDMYVMGRQMGGNPRLLGQLISTNQSHVLKVREQRQQATTTLTGVLYGITAASVFSFFIGLEVVEIMMDITAELDVSQGMPGGLLQTGQYNLAVIEYLLIATILINAALSAVMIRLTDRGHLISGLVNFVFLTWLGAVVAVITEYVVGGVISV, from the coding sequence ATGTCTACGGCCGACCAGAACAAGCCGGACTTCGGCGCGCGTTCGATGTTTGCCTCGCTCTTGCGTGCCTACGAGACGATGGGGATGTCGATCCGTCGGTACCTCCTCGTCGTCATCCTCCCGGGCGTGCTGCTCTTCGTCGGGTCGTTGCTCGCTCCGTTTCTCGTCGGCGCCCCCTTCATCGTCGCCGGCCCGCTGGCGGGGCTCGGCCTGCTCGCGATCGCCATCGCGATCTTCTACCCGAAGCTGTCACAGGATCGCCGACGCAAACAAGTCAGGCAGCGCTTTCACCTGTTTCTGACCCACATCACCGTCCTCTCGATGGCGAACATGAACCGCGTCGAGATCTTTCGCATCCTGGCCGAAGAGGAGGAGTACCAGGCGCTGGCAGAGGAGATGGGCTACCTGGTGGCGCTGATCGACACCTGGAACCAGAGTCTCGACGACGCCTGCCGGATGCGTGCGAAGGAGGTCTCGAGCCCGCTGCTGTCGGACTTCTTCGAGCGGCTGGCCTACACCGTCGGCGCCGGCCAGGAGATCAGCGAGTTCCTCGTCGAGGAGCAGGACACGATGATCCAGCAGTTCGTCACGCGCTACGAGTCGGATCTGGCGAAGCTCGACGTGATGAAGGAACTCTACATGTCGATGATGCTGTCCGTCGCGTTCATCCTGGTCTTCGCGATCGTCCTGCCGATCCTCATCGGAATGAGCCCGACGCTCCTCATCGGCGCGACGATCCTGATGTTCACGATCGTCCAGGGCGCGTTCGTCTACGCGATCCACGTCGTCTCGCCGTACGACCCGCTGTGGTACATCAAGAAGACGGAGGGTGGCGGCCCGACGGAGCGCATCCCGCAGGCGCTGATCGTCGGCTTCGGCGGCTGTCTGCTGCTCGGCGTCGTCGTCCTCGCGATCCTGATCGGGGTCACGCCGATCACGCCGAACGAGATTCCGCGGCCGGTGCTGGCGGCCATCCCCGTGACGCCGCTCCTGTATCCCGGCTGGAAGATGCGAAGCGAGGAGAAGAAGGTCAAAGAGCGCGACCAGGAGTTTCCGTCGTTCATCCGGGCGCTGGGCGCCGTCGAGAGCGTCAAGCAGACCTCGACGTCGAACGTCCTCGAGTCGCTCCGGTCGAAGGACTTCGGCGCGCTGACGAAGAACGTCGACGCGCTCTACAAGCGACTGCACATGCGCGTCGACGACGTCCGCTCCTGGCGCCTCTTCGCGGCCGAGACCGGGTCGTACCTCATCCAGAAGTTCGGCGACATGTACGTCATGGGCCGGCAGATGGGGGGCAACCCGCGACTGCTCGGCCAACTCATCAGCACCAACCAGAGCCACGTCCTGAAGGTCCGCGAGCAGCGCCAGCAGGCGACGACGACGCTGACCGGCGTCCTCTACGGCATCACGGCGGCGTCGGTCTTCTCGTTCTTCATCGGCCTCGAGGTCGTCGAGATCATGATGGACATCACGGCCGAGTTGGACGTCTCCCAGGGGATGCCGGGCGGCCTCCTGCAAACCGGCCAGTACAACCTCGCCGTCATCGAGTACCTGCTGATCGCGACGATCCTCATCAACGCCGCCCTCTCGGCGGTCATGATCCGGCTGACCGACCGCGGCCACCTCATCTCCGGGCTCGTCAACTTCGTCTTCTTGACGTGGCTCGGCGCCGTCGTCGCCGTCATCACGGAGTACGTCGTCGGCGGCGTCATCAGCGTGTGA
- a CDS encoding type II/IV secretion system ATPase subunit produces MADFGSTRLSNDLDELAREHPHLREHLEWFYGEYTEYPALIDEPTEEWESHRPNVIYEAEAPIFCHVYGDVGIDTTYYCVEPTLGENDSELYNRIRQRILDKSVTRPAPTNDEEFEEHLDELLDEVVEITSGITGQSIGRLKALGSTKFSISSERFDRLRYQLQRDIVGLGPLEPVMADTANEDIHVIGPKQCYLDHGTYGMIRATVDFGTPEEFEQWLRNMGERMNHPISDSDPIVDSTLPDGSRINIIYSDDVSVQGPSLTIRQGEEIPLSVFQITKWGTLSPELAAYLWLCLENEQTVFVVGETASGKTTTLNAALSFIPRDSKIYTAEDTAEVVPPHDTWQQLLTREGSGDESADVDMFDLVAAALRSRPDYIVVGEVRGAEGQMAFQAAQTGHPVMLTFHASDIVSMIQRFTGAPINVPETFMDNCDVALFQNRVKQGDDVLRRVTSVQEIEGYSDYEGGVVTRQAFRWDPRDDEVVFTGRNNSFVLEEQIATLLGYADTREIYDELDRRAEIIRQLIDADIVGYHESNKAIADFQRDGIEGLPIQLTGMHQFG; encoded by the coding sequence ATGGCGGACTTCGGCTCGACTCGACTCTCGAACGACCTCGACGAACTGGCCCGCGAACACCCGCACCTCCGGGAGCACCTGGAGTGGTTCTACGGCGAGTACACCGAGTACCCCGCGCTCATCGACGAACCGACCGAGGAGTGGGAGTCCCACCGGCCGAACGTTATCTACGAGGCCGAGGCGCCGATCTTCTGTCACGTCTACGGTGACGTCGGGATCGACACGACCTACTACTGCGTCGAACCCACGCTCGGCGAGAACGACAGCGAACTCTACAACCGGATCCGCCAGCGCATTCTCGACAAGAGCGTCACCCGACCGGCGCCGACCAACGACGAGGAGTTCGAGGAACACTTGGACGAACTGCTCGACGAGGTCGTCGAGATCACCTCGGGCATCACCGGCCAATCGATCGGCCGCCTCAAAGCGCTCGGCTCGACCAAGTTCTCCATCTCGAGCGAACGGTTCGATCGCCTGCGCTACCAGCTCCAGCGCGACATCGTCGGCCTCGGCCCGCTCGAACCCGTCATGGCCGACACGGCCAACGAGGACATCCACGTCATCGGGCCCAAGCAGTGCTACCTCGATCACGGCACCTACGGGATGATCAGAGCGACGGTCGACTTCGGCACGCCCGAGGAGTTCGAACAGTGGCTGCGCAACATGGGCGAACGGATGAACCACCCGATCTCCGACTCCGATCCGATCGTCGACTCCACGCTGCCCGACGGCTCGCGGATCAACATCATCTACTCCGACGACGTCTCGGTGCAGGGACCCTCGCTGACCATCCGACAGGGCGAGGAGATCCCGTTGTCGGTCTTCCAGATCACGAAGTGGGGGACGCTGAGCCCGGAACTGGCTGCCTACCTCTGGCTCTGCCTGGAGAACGAGCAGACCGTCTTCGTCGTCGGCGAGACGGCGTCGGGCAAGACGACGACGCTCAACGCCGCGCTGTCGTTCATCCCGCGGGACTCGAAGATCTACACGGCGGAGGACACCGCGGAGGTCGTCCCGCCCCACGACACCTGGCAGCAACTCCTGACCCGGGAGGGCTCCGGCGACGAGTCGGCCGACGTCGACATGTTCGACCTGGTCGCGGCCGCGCTTCGATCGCGCCCGGACTACATCGTCGTGGGTGAGGTCCGCGGAGCGGAGGGGCAGATGGCGTTCCAGGCGGCCCAGACCGGGCACCCGGTGATGCTGACCTTCCACGCGAGCGACATCGTGTCGATGATCCAGCGGTTCACCGGCGCGCCGATCAACGTCCCCGAGACGTTCATGGACAACTGCGACGTCGCGCTCTTCCAGAACCGCGTCAAACAGGGCGACGACGTCCTCCGCCGGGTGACCTCCGTTCAGGAGATCGAGGGCTACTCCGACTACGAGGGCGGCGTCGTCACTCGGCAGGCGTTCCGCTGGGACCCCCGCGACGACGAGGTCGTCTTCACCGGCCGGAACAACTCCTTCGTCCTCGAAGAGCAGATCGCGACGCTGCTCGGCTACGCCGACACGCGCGAGATCTACGACGAACTCGATCGCCGCGCCGAGATCATCCGCCAGCTCATCGACGCCGACATCGTCGGCTATCACGAGTCGAACAAGGCGATCGCCGACTTCCAGCGCGACGGGATCGAGGGCCTTCCGATCCAGCTCACCGGAATGCACCAGTTCGGATAA
- a CDS encoding ATPase domain-containing protein, whose product MTEYYPLGLTERDRVESAFGGGIPDGSIVLIEGEDGAGKSALSQRFSYGMAEEDVYVTFISTELASWEFVQQMHSLSYDVVEHLLGEQLLFLHADVDTHDEGPQRELLTRFTEAKTLWLADVIYVDSLSALLRNDPRYESVEGTGNEDHVLQRLVSFLKGVTERDKTVVFTVDPTSVSDDALRPLRNVADVYFQLETKEAGQEIRRSVRVRRYQHMKDPVDDSIGYTVQQGRGLSIVSRTVA is encoded by the coding sequence ATGACGGAGTACTATCCGCTCGGCCTGACGGAACGCGATCGCGTCGAGTCCGCCTTCGGCGGCGGGATTCCGGATGGGTCGATCGTCCTGATCGAGGGCGAGGACGGCGCGGGGAAGAGCGCGCTCTCCCAGCGATTCTCATACGGGATGGCCGAAGAGGACGTCTACGTCACGTTCATCTCGACGGAGCTGGCATCCTGGGAGTTCGTCCAGCAGATGCACTCGCTGTCGTACGACGTCGTCGAACACCTGCTCGGTGAACAACTGCTGTTCCTCCACGCGGACGTCGACACCCACGACGAGGGCCCACAGCGCGAGTTGCTCACCCGATTTACCGAGGCGAAGACGCTCTGGCTGGCGGACGTCATCTACGTCGACAGCCTCTCGGCGTTGCTCCGAAACGATCCGCGGTACGAGTCGGTCGAGGGAACTGGGAACGAGGATCACGTCCTCCAGCGCCTCGTTTCGTTCCTCAAAGGCGTCACCGAGCGCGACAAGACGGTCGTCTTCACGGTCGACCCCACCAGCGTCTCCGACGACGCGCTCCGGCCGCTTCGAAACGTCGCGGACGTCTACTTCCAGCTGGAGACGAAGGAGGCCGGTCAGGAGATCAGGCGCAGCGTTCGCGTGCGTCGCTACCAGCACATGAAGGACCCGGTCGACGACTCGATCGGCTACACGGTCCAGCAGGGCCGCGGCCTGTCGATCGTCAGCAGGACGGTGGCCTGA
- a CDS encoding flagellar protein G, whose amino-acid sequence MAGEAISSLILFIAAMLVAVGVAGTLVAGVGDLSGSLDSVSGSVSDDIDTEVEIISDPGSDAVVGDNNETVTVLVKNTGARTLPTDGSELEFLVDGSYVANGNISVTVYESNTWRTGSVAAVELALDGPIGTGEHRVHLTAGGSEELFEFYYGGP is encoded by the coding sequence ATGGCCGGTGAGGCGATCTCGAGTTTGATCCTGTTCATCGCGGCGATGCTCGTCGCGGTCGGGGTCGCCGGCACGCTCGTCGCCGGCGTGGGCGACCTCAGCGGCTCGCTCGACTCGGTGAGCGGGTCGGTCAGCGACGACATCGACACCGAGGTCGAAATCATCTCGGATCCAGGCAGTGACGCCGTCGTCGGCGACAATAACGAGACGGTGACGGTGCTCGTGAAAAACACCGGGGCCCGGACGTTACCGACCGACGGGAGCGAACTCGAGTTCCTCGTCGATGGCTCCTACGTCGCGAACGGGAACATTAGCGTCACCGTCTACGAATCGAACACCTGGCGAACGGGATCCGTCGCCGCGGTCGAACTCGCGCTCGACGGGCCGATCGGCACGGGCGAACACCGGGTCCATCTGACGGCCGGCGGATCGGAGGAACTGTTCGAGTTCTACTACGGAGGCCCCTGA
- a CDS encoding flagellin, translated as MGFSTSAATVILFIGLFVAIGIAFPAFETAYDRQTEAFDDREDRALDVRNTAIEANASYNETADELTVNATNVGSTTISVEDMDLLVDGAYVVESNYTTVVGSDGTERSLVQPGERVQLTVSNVTEPPDRVKVVTGLGVAETITEVPVYA; from the coding sequence ATGGGATTTAGCACCAGCGCCGCAACCGTGATTCTGTTCATCGGCCTCTTCGTCGCGATCGGGATCGCGTTCCCGGCGTTCGAGACCGCGTACGATCGCCAGACGGAGGCGTTCGACGACCGTGAGGATCGCGCACTCGACGTGCGAAACACTGCCATCGAGGCGAACGCCAGCTACAACGAGACGGCCGACGAACTCACGGTGAACGCGACGAACGTCGGCTCGACGACGATTTCGGTCGAAGACATGGACCTGCTCGTCGACGGCGCCTACGTCGTCGAGTCGAACTACACCACCGTCGTCGGAAGCGATGGCACGGAGCGATCGCTGGTCCAGCCCGGCGAGCGGGTGCAGCTGACAGTCTCGAACGTGACCGAACCGCCCGATCGCGTGAAGGTGGTCACGGGTCTCGGGGTCGCGGAGACGATCACGGAGGTGCCCGTCTATGCGTGA
- a CDS encoding FlaD/FlaE family flagellar protein, protein MDLSLDSLRELFENLLGNTGGRRGREREQARQAESGEGPGNAGGVGERGQQPPIDGQGQPDGAQAGDGSIPGDSAGGGAGGGGAGGDGGQAGAEGSATAGAAGGNQAGPAFDQERPDPEELDDDEVVDDLYHRIETLEEELERNGNQLGSIRDAQESVSSDIEEVNDTVRRLLGVYDKLTQPVNPFSGAGEEAEGFGVFGENHHEGFGLEDSNDRSSDGVSFEDLRAAVEEGDGSREARRIPFEDEIDDAAEPTAGGAGSGDGDADSSVEVQATDSADATNEGPSNGAEDEADATKADESPTAASDDDVTLATLADSYATDVLIFEWLTEMVRTGGPSATLRAISYYHEIGWIDEDVRTHLEAVLSGPDLDIHVDPERTPEELTAADHADSYEYIMKLAEVHEARAEVTG, encoded by the coding sequence ATGGATCTCAGCCTAGACAGTCTCCGCGAGCTCTTCGAAAACTTGCTCGGTAACACCGGCGGCCGGCGCGGCCGCGAGCGAGAGCAAGCGCGACAGGCCGAGTCCGGGGAAGGGCCCGGAAACGCAGGCGGCGTCGGTGAACGCGGCCAGCAACCGCCCATCGACGGTCAGGGCCAGCCGGACGGCGCACAGGCCGGTGACGGGTCGATTCCCGGCGACTCGGCTGGCGGCGGAGCGGGAGGCGGTGGAGCGGGAGGCGATGGCGGCCAAGCGGGCGCAGAGGGTAGTGCGACGGCGGGTGCAGCCGGCGGAAACCAGGCCGGTCCGGCGTTCGATCAGGAGCGCCCCGACCCGGAGGAGCTGGACGACGACGAGGTCGTCGACGACCTCTACCACCGGATCGAGACGCTCGAAGAGGAACTCGAACGAAACGGCAACCAGCTGGGCTCGATCCGCGACGCCCAGGAGAGCGTCTCGTCGGACATCGAGGAGGTCAACGACACCGTCCGCCGGCTCCTCGGCGTCTACGACAAGCTCACCCAGCCCGTCAACCCGTTCTCGGGCGCGGGCGAGGAAGCGGAAGGGTTCGGCGTCTTCGGCGAGAACCACCACGAGGGGTTCGGCCTCGAGGACTCCAACGATCGGTCCTCCGACGGCGTCTCCTTCGAAGACCTTCGCGCGGCCGTCGAGGAGGGAGACGGCTCGCGCGAGGCGCGGCGAATCCCCTTCGAGGACGAAATTGACGACGCGGCGGAGCCGACGGCGGGAGGCGCCGGGAGCGGTGACGGGGACGCCGATTCGTCGGTCGAAGTGCAGGCGACCGACTCGGCCGACGCGACGAACGAGGGACCGTCGAACGGTGCGGAGGACGAGGCCGACGCGACGAAGGCGGACGAGTCCCCGACAGCGGCGTCGGACGACGACGTCACGCTCGCGACCCTCGCCGACTCGTACGCAACGGACGTCCTGATCTTCGAGTGGCTGACGGAGATGGTCCGGACGGGCGGGCCGTCGGCGACGCTCCGGGCCATCTCCTACTACCACGAGATCGGCTGGATCGACGAGGATGTCAGAACCCACCTCGAGGCCGTGCTCAGCGGGCCGGATCTCGACATTCACGTCGATCCCGAGCGCACGCCGGAGGAACTGACCGCGGCGGACCACGCGGACAGCTACGAATACATCATGAAACTCGCGGAAGTCCACGAAGCTCGCGCCGAGGTGACCGGCTAA